The genomic region CGTGCTTCACAGAGCCGCGGCCTGCATAAACGTGTTCTGGCTCACAATTAGTGAACCACCGATCCGTTCGCGCGCTCAGTCTGCGGTGGCCGTGACGTCATCCTCGCGGTGACCGGCGGGGAACCACGCGAGTTCGTGGTCGGCCGTCACACGGACGGCGACGCGCTCGTCTAAGTCGATGTGGTCGGAGTGGTTGTGCATGCACTCGATGGTTTCGCCGGTGTCCAACTCGACGCGGTAGAGGACCGTCGGTCCGAGATAGCGCCGGTAGACGACGGTGCCGTCGGCCTCTGCCTCGTCGGCGACCGGGTAGGCGGTGACGTCGTCGGGGCGGACGAGCAGGTCGATCCACGAGCCGTCGTACTCGGGGACGAGTCCGTGGACGTTCTCTCGGAGGACCCGACCCAGCGAGGTGTCGACGTGGTCGCCCCGAACCGCGCCAGCCAGGAAGCTCGCGTGACCGAGAAAGCCCGCAACGAAGCGAGACTCGGGCTGCTGGAAGATCTGTTCGGGCGTGTCGATCTGCTCGATCGTCCCGGCGTTCATCACGGCGACGCGATCGGAGACAGAGAGCGCTTCCTCCTGGTCGTGGGTTACCGAGATGGCGGTGACGCCGGTCTCTTTGATAATCCGCCGTACCTCCTCGCGCATCTCTACACGCAGATCGACGTCGAGATTGGAGAACGGCTCGTCGAGCAGGAGGATTTCCGGCTCGGGTGCGAGCGAGCGAGCCAGCGCAACCCGCTGTTGTTGTCCCCCCGAGAGCTGCTCTGGTCGGCTCGAGCCGTGCTCCGTGAGTCCGACCAGTGCGAGAAGATCGTCGACGCGTTGTTCGCGTTCGTCCGCCGGGAGGTCCTGAATCCCGAACGCGACGTTCTCGCGGGCAGTCATGTGCGGAAAGAGGGCGAACTCCTGAAAGACGACTCCAATCCCGCGCTGTTCGGGTGGATGGAATTGGCCGTCGCCGGCGACGGCCTCCTCACCGAGCCGGATCTCTCCGCCATCCGGCCGCTCGAGGCCCGCGATGAGCCGGAGCGTTGTCGTCTTTCCACAGCCAGAGGGGCCGAGTAGCGTCAGAATCTCGCCATCGCGAACGGAAATCGATAACTCAGAAATGACGTCCTCGTTCCCGTACTGCTTCGATACGCCCTCGAGTTGGAGGACGGGTTCGCTGGTCGCGCCAGCGCTCGCACTCGACCTCGCCGAATCGGAGCGCCCGCGTTCGGCTATCGTTCCGTCCTCGGTAAGCAGTTGTCCGTTCCCCATGGGGCCTCGCCCGGCTCGAGCCGGTGTTCGTTCATTTAGGGCAGCCTAAAACACTTATAGTTGCCGGTTGGAAGCGATGCCTACAGCTCGACGCCACTCGGGATCAGGCTGTGCTGGCGCAGGAGGTTCCCCGTTTCGTCGTACACCAGAAACGTCCGCTTGTCGTAGGTGACGAACGGCTCGCCGTCGATCGTGATCGCCACCTCGTAGCGACCCTCCCCGGCCGTGGCCGTCTCCCCGTAGCCGCGAGCGGCGTCGACGAACTGTAACACACCATCGGCTGGCGCATTGAGTTCGAGGATAAACTCGCCAGTGACACGGTTCGTGACGCTGACGACGCCCGCACTCTCCTCGTCTATGGGCTCTCGCAGCCTGAACGAGGCATCGGTCTCCTCGGCTGCGAGCACTTCGCCCTCGGCGTCTGTGAGGCGCTCTCGAATCATCTCCGTCGACCCCGTTACGTCGATCGAGACCACTGGCTTGGCTGGCTCGCCCTCGGTCTCGGCCCAGTCGACGTTGCTCACGTCCAGGGTGAAATCCTCGCGCCTCATTCGGTAGCTGACGGTTAGGACTCCGACGGTATGAACGTAACGCACGGCGCACTCTTCGCCGGGTACTCGGTTCGCGTCGCACCGAACGCTTTTTCGCTCCCTCGACGCAAACTGCGTCGAAATGGACCGCCGAACCGACGTCCGGGCCACCTACGACCGGATCGCCTCACACTTTGCAGCCACGCGGGAGTACGCCTGGCCCGAGGTCGAAACGTTCCTCGAGGCCGCCCCCGACCGTGGGATCGGACTCGACCTGGGCTGTGGTAACTGCAGACATGCGGAACTCCTCGCCGGGCAACTGGATCGCGTGATCGGCCTCGACGTCAGTCGCGGGCTGCTCGAAACCGGACGCAATCGGGCTATCGATCGCGGGTTCGACGTCGATCTCGTCCACGGTGACGCCGCCTCTCTGCCGCTTACAGCCGACACCGTCGACGTCGCAGTCTACGTCGCGACGCTACACCATCTCCCGACGCGGGAGAGCCGTCGCCAGAGCCTCGACGAACTCGCCCGCGTACTGGCCCCGGACAGTCGAGCACTCATCAGCGCGTGGTCGACCGCCCACGACCGCTTCGAGGGGACGGAGTCGTTCGATACCACGGTCGAGTGGACACTTCCTGGCGGCGAGCGCGTCGACCGGTTCTATCACATCTACGCCCCCGACGCTTTCGAGCGCGATCTCGAGGCGAGTGACATCGACCTCCTCGAGTGGGAACTGTCGAGCGGAAACTGTTATGCGACGGTCACATCCCCCTGACGGGTCGGTCCAAAGAGGAAGTCACTTAAGGTCGTATCTCGAACCGCCGGATGGAGCGCGGATGGTCTAGTGGTAGGACCTGAGCCTTCCAAGCTCATGGCCCGGGTTCAAATCCCGGTCCGCGCATTCCTTCGGCGAACAATATCGTGAGCCGAAGGAATCGAATGAGGGATTCGAATCAGGGAGGAGCTACGCTTCGACCGTGGTTCAAATCCCGGTCCGCGCACTGTTTTCGAATCTCCCGGATTCGGAAGCCAGCAAATCTTCGATTTGTGCTGCTTCGGCGAGCAAATCCGTGAGCCCCAAGGCTTCACTCCCGGTGCCGATTACGACGGCGTCGGTGGATGGCGGACGGTGTCGATCCAGAAGTTTTCGATCGCCTGGGCCATCGAGTTGAACTCGGCCATATCGTTCGGTTTGGTGAGGTAGGCGTTCGCAGCGTTGTCGTAGCTGCGCAGAATATCCTCTTCGGTCTCGGAACTCGAGAGGATGAGTATTGGCGGGGGCGGGTAGTCGAGTTCCCTGTTGAGTACGTCGAGTACCTCGAATCCATCTGTCCGTGGCAGATTTAGATCGAGGAGCACGAGGTCGGGGTGGGGATCTCCGTCTGCCTCTTGGCGCTGTTGGAAGTAGTCGGTGGCCCCTTTGCCGTCGGTGACGACGTGAAATTCGATTACGCTGTCCGTCACCGAAAACGCCTCCTGGGTGAGACGGACGTCGCCGGGATTGTCCTCGACGAGCAGAATGTCGACTGGCTCGTCAGGCGTGTACTGGGTCATGGCTCTACGTCTATTTAGTGTCGAGCGACCGTAAGGGCCCCTCCTAAACACTTGGAATAGCCAGGCCTCTGCAAGCCGATAGCGGTGCGTCCCGACTCAGTCTTCCAGCGGCGAGTCGGGCGAGCGATCTTCGGTGTCGACCGTCAGGGCAAACACGAGTCCGAGGATCAGCCCGAACAGGAGGTGTCCGACGAGACTCTCGACGGCCAGCGTCGGAAAGCCACCCCCGTCGCCGGTTCCGAGCGCGTCGGAAACTGTCGGGAGGAGGATAACTGGAAGGACGGCCCAGACTGCTAACCCGTAGGCGACGCCCGAGCCGATAATCCGGGCCGCGAGTCCGGTCTGGGACAGTGCCTCAGTTTCGGGATTGGTGCGAACAATCCCCAGGATCGACTCGCGAGTGATGAGAAAGCCGAAGATAGCGCCCAGAACGACGCCGTGGCCGGCGTGAATCGCCCATCCCGTAGCACCTGGATCGAAGCCGTAGAACGTCGGAATCGCGCTCTCGATGATGTCTGGATCGGCGAGCCACAGCACCAATCCCATCGCGAGCGCGCCCAGTGCGCCGCCGACTGCGCCGCCGACCGGCCAGCCGATGCGACTGTCGATCCCGTACGTGGTCGTCTCCTCGGACTCGGTGCTCATGACACGGTCGGTACGACGATCACTCCCAAAAGCATTGGTCAGGCACACGTCTGATCTTGATCGGGGACCGGACCCCATCACGCGTCCTCACAGTGATTCTGCCCGCCTCACCCGCCCATCCGTACCGAGGAACTCTTTGGAACCGACGCCCGACTACCGAACGTGGATCTCGAGTACGACCTCCTGGGGTGGCCCCCTGACGGCCCGCAACTGCGCCTCGACCACGAGCGGTTTAGCTACGCCGGCAAGTTCGTGATGACAAACACGGGAAAGGCCGTCGTCAGAGCGCCCGATGCGGGCGGTTCGAACTGTGTGGACGAGATCGACGACGATGTCGTCGCCGCCGTCTCGTTCAACGAGGACCGAACGGACGAGACGCGCCTCTGGATTCGGTACGTCACCGTGGCTCGCGACCACCGAGGCGAGGGGATCGGCCCCGAACTCGTCGCGTTCGTCCGCGACCGGGCGGTCGCCCGCGGCTACGACCGACTTCGGATCGCCGTCAACAATCCCTTCGCCTACGTGGCGCTGTACCAGGCCGGGTTCGGCTTCACCGACGAGACGACGGGGATCGCCGAACTCGTCCTCGAGTACGAAGCCGACGGTGGGGCGGCGACCGACCGGACGGTTACAGCCTACCGGGACGGACTCGAACGCTTTCTCGACCGAGACTCACTCTCTGAGGAAGAGCGTGCGTTCGTCGAGGACCGTCTCGAGCGCGAGCGGCCCGACTGGCTCCAGACGACTGGGTGACTACTCACACGTACTCCAGACGGCAGACACCCATACGCCCCCCAACCGACAGACGCCCACACTGCGTGGCAGGCTACCCGCACGCAAAGGGAACCGTTCAATTGTCGGCGGTTCCGATACCCGGTAATGGGAAACGCAGCGCTTCGAGACCTCGCGTGTATCGAGGAGGTCCCCTTCGACGAGCTAGACGGCGTCGTCGCGGTCGACGCGCACAACTGGCTCTACCGGTATCTGACGACGACGGTCAAGTGGACCTCGAGTGGCAAGTACACGACTGCAGACGGGACGGAGGTCGCGAATCTGATCGGGATCGTCCAGGGGCTCCCGAAGTTCTTCGAGAACGATCTCGTCCCGGTGATGGTCTTCGACGGTGGTCCCTCCGAGCTCAAGACCGACGAGATCGACGCCCGTCGCGAGCAGCGCGAGACGTACGAGGAACAACTCGAGGTCGCCCGCGAGGAGGGCGACGAACTCGCAATCGCACAGCTCGAGTCACGGACTCAGCGACTGACGCCGACGATCCAGGAGACCAGCCGGAAACTGCTCGAGTTGCTCGACGTTCCCGTCGTCGAGGCGCCCGCCGAGGGTGAAGCACAGGCGGCACACATGGTCAAGCGCGGAGACGCCGACTACGTCGGTTCGGAGGACTACGACGCGCTGCTGTTCGGTGCGCCACTGACGCTGCGCCAGCTGACCAGCAAGGGCGATCCGGAGTTGATGGACTTAGCGGCCACCCTGGCACACCACGACCTCACGCTCGAACAACTGATCGACGCCGCGATCCTCATCGGGACGGATTTCAACGAGGGCGTTCACGGGATCGGCCCCAAAACCGCGATCACTGAGATAACCGAACACGGCGACCTCTGGAGCGTCCTCGAAGCCCGCGGGGCGAGCGTCGAGTACGGCGACCGCGTCAGACAGCTGTTTCGCGAGCCGAACGTGACAGACGACTACGAGGCCGAGACGACGCTCGATCCCGACGTCGAGGCGGCCAGAGCCTACGTCATCGACGAGTGGGGCGTCGACGACGGTGAGGTCGCACGCGGCTTCGAGCGCATCGAGTCGACGCTCGTCCAGACGGGGCTCGACGAGTGGGTGTGAGGCGGCGTGGCCGCGACGGCAGGTCTATCGCGGCTCCGAGACCTCCATCCCGGACTACTCCCGACTACATCCAAGCTCGCTTCCCGCCAGCCCGACGGCGTTCCGTGCGCCACCTACGGAGGATAGGTAGCCGACGCCGACGCCCGCTTTCATCGCCTTTGCTGCGCGACCCGTGACGATCGCGGATCCGACCTGTGCGACGGCGTCGTCGCCGATGCTGACCAGCCAGCCCGGCGAGTCGAAGGCGAACGAGTCGAGTGCTGTATCTGCCGGTTCACTGCCGCGACCGTCCGCTTCCCGTACGGCCTCGACAGTCCGAACCACGTTGGTCGCCGCAGTTTTCGCCTCTCGAATCGCCGACTGAGCGCTTGCCGGAACCGCTTCGCCGTCGGCGTCGATCACGCGGGCGGCGTCGCCCAGAGCAACCGTTCGGTCGTCGAGACGGAGGTCGGCCCGTACCGTCGGGCGATCGCCTGCCAGTGCGTCTGCGCCCCGAATACCACCCGCCCAGACGAACTGATCGTAGGCGAGGCGTTCGCCGGAGGCGAGGTGGACCGTCTTCTCGTCGGCGTCGGTCACCGTCGCTTCCGTCCGAACTACCACTCCGGCGTCTGCGAGGGCGTCCGCTACCGCGCGCTGGAAGTTCGCCGGAAAGCTCGGCGCGACGCTGTCTTCTTGCTCGAGAATCGTTACCGTTGCCGCGACGCCCTCCTGTTCGGCGAGCGCAGCGAGTTCGCCGGCGACTTGTATCCCCGAAAGCCCGGCGCCCCCGACGACGATTCGCGGGCCCCCGGAGTCCTCCCGGAGCGCCTCGTAGAAGCCTCGACGGATTTGGATCGCGTGCTCGAGGCGTTTTAGCGGGGTCGCGTGTTCTCGAACGCCAGTGAGTCCGTAGTACGCCGTCTCGGCGCCCAGACAGGTCGCGGCGACATCGTAGGAGACCGTTCCAGTCGAACAGTGGACGGTCCGCGATTCGCGGTCTACCTCCTCGACGGTCGCGACGTGAACGGTCGCTCGGTCGAGCGCCGACGGCAGCGAGACAGTGATCTCCTCGGCGAGCGACGGCCGACGGATCACCCGGTGGAGTTCGTGCTGGAGGAGGTGATCCGGTGATTCGTTTATCACGGTGAGTTCGACGTCGCTCGGTAGCGTCCGTTCGAGGAGTCGCGTGAGTGTCAATCCGGCGTACCCCGCTCCCAGAACCACGACGTGCATATCCGGTCTAGGGAGTCGAGACGTAAAGCTGTGATCGCCGCGGGTTCCGACGCTACTGCACTCTCACGGAACTGTCCGGCAGGGTCTTGACCGACGGCACCGGTGGCTACTATTAACTCGGCCCGTCCACAACTGGGGTCCAATGTCCGAACTCATCCTCGGTCGACACATCCCCGACGAGCTCACCACCATGGCGCGCGAGATCGGTCCCGAACCGGGCACCGTACTCGCCGAGATGGAAGCCGCCGCCGTCGACGAAGGGTTCCCGATCGTCGGCCCCGAGGTCGGCGGCTGGCTGGCCCAACTCGCCCGCATTCGGGGCGCCGAGCGGATCCTCGAACTCGGCTCGGGCTTTGGCTACTCGGCGTGCTGGTTCGCCCGGGCGCTCCCAGATGACGGCGAGATCATCCTCACCGAGTTCGACGCGGATCTACTCGACCGGGCGGAGCACTATCTCGAGCGAGTCGGCGCCAGCGACCTGGGAACGTTCGAAGCGGGCGACGCGGTCGAGATCGCCGCCCGGCAGGACGACCCCTTCGACGTGGTCCTCATCGACATCGATAAACACCAGTACCCCGAGGCGTTCGAGACGGTCCGGGATCTGGTCGCGCCAGGAGGACTGATCGTCGCCGACAACACGATCACCGGCGGCAGGGAACGCGTCGACGGCTCCGTCCACTTCGAAACGGTGCGGACCGCGCTCGCGGAGCCCGACTTCGACGTCGACGATGCTGATCTCGCGGAGAACACGAGAGTCGACACAGAGGGTGTTATCACGTACGTAGAGCGCCTCCGTGACGATCCCGACTTTGAGTCGACGCTGTTGCCGCTGGGCGACGGGTTGACTGTGTCGACCCGGATCCGGGAATAGTGGTTGTTGGTACTGGTCCTCAGAGATCACAGAACGCGTGATGGGGTCGTTCAGTGGATGTCACGTAGTAAATTCACAAGGTACATATTTGAGAGCAGGTGGAACTGTAGCATAATGAATGAGAATCCAGTCATCTTCCGCCTCAATCTGATTATCGGACTGCTGATTGCCAATCTGGTACTACTGCTGCTCTTGTTTCTCCCGCTGGAGGTGCTCTTTCTCGGCGGAGTGGTGCCTGCCATCCTCCTTCCAGTATCGGCCCTGGTAATCCTTATTCTGCTTCTTCGGTGAGTGCACGTGCCAACTGAACATCGTACTGGGAGTATGAGGTCACCAATCAGCTCTAGGATTTCGATCAGGTAGTCGCGGTAGATTGTCCACCGAACACGACTCGCCGGATACCATATTCGAACGCGCCAACGACCAATGGGATCCACAACACCATCGGCCAAAACCCGAGCCCGATTTCAAAGATGGTCGGCGTTAGCCCTGCACCAGACGACTGTGCCGAATCAATCATAGACGACCACGAGATAGCGAGCGCCCATGCGTAGATTCCGAAAGCGATGAGAACAGGGGTGATGAGACGATACCGCGCCGAAACGTAGGCCGGAACCCCGCCAAAAAACAATGTTCCCCCAACGATCCATGCGCCCGGCCACGGCCACGTTACAAAACCGAGGCCATTACCGTGCTCGAAACTTGCGAGATGAAGGTGAACGAGAAGCGTAAGGAAACATAGTACGACGCCAGTTCCAATCGCAAATAGGAGCGGGGAATCCCATCGCTGGAGGCGACTCATGTTGGTAGATAATGATATTGTCTGTCATAATTGTTATGCATATTGAACACTACGCTAAGTCTCTCACCTCTACTGATCACAAGCCTACGTTTCATTCGCTTTCTATCGACTGTCTCTGGCGGTCAGTCCCGCCGCTCAGAACAGGTGCTCGTCGGCGTCGAGGATCTCGGCCGGGCCGCCCACGCGCCAGGACATCGTCTGAACGTCGCAGTCGGCGATCTCGGCTTCCACGCGCTCGGCGTACTCTTCGGTGGTGTTGACGTAGACACTCGCACCCGTGTCAGTCGAGAAGTAGACCGGAATCCCCTCCTCCTCGCGGAGTTCGCGGACGCGGTTGAACACCCGCAGCGTCGCGGGCTGCCAGTAGACCCAGCCCTGCGGTCCGGTCATCGTGGTCGCGGCCAGCGACAGGGAGTCGTGCTCAGCCAGTGAGAACGCCCGGTCGAAGTCACCCTCACGTAAGGCGTCGCGCATCTCGGCGATCTGGCCGTGGATGTGGGCGTTTCGGGCGCCGAACATGTGGCTGTCTTCGGCCTCGTTATGGGCGTCTTCGGTCTCCTTGTGGTAGGGAACCAGGGCGGCGATGATCCGGACGTCCTCGCCGAGACCCGTCGGGACCTCCCGGGAGCGACAGTCGTCGTCGTTGAGTCCGGTGTACAGCTGCGAGAAGCCGCCAGTGACGGCGCGGGCGGCCGACGCGGAGCCGACGCGGGCAATCGTCGAGATTTCCTCGAGATCGACGTCCATCCCGGCGGCGTCCGCGAGTGCCATCGCGGCGGCCGCGAAGCCAGAGGACGAAGAACCCAGTCCGACGTTCGTCGGGAAGCTGTTCTCGCTCTCGAGCCGAACCGGCGCGTCCGCGTTGACTGCGTCGGCGCGGGCACGGACCTTCGCGACGACGGTCTCGACGCGCTCGGCCGCCCGGCCGGTGAGTTCCTCGCCGTCGACGACGTAGACGTCCTCTTCGAGGTCCTCCGAGAACTCGACGGTCGTCTTCGTGTGACTCGGCGCGGTGCAGACGCTGATGCTGTCGTGGTAGGGCAACCGTTCGACGCCGTCGCGCATCCCGTGGTACTTGACCAGCCCCTGGATGGGGTGGGCCTTCGCCGTCGCTTTCATACCCGGACACGCGCAGGTCGCCCGCTTAAAGCTCACGGCATTCGGGTCAGGGGGGCGCCGGTTGTTCCCGGTCTATTTTGGACGACGTCCGGATATTGTAATGAATTCGACATGGGCGTGGGGATTGATCCATTTCGACGGTGTGGGTATGCACATGGGTAGCACAGCGATCGACCGCCAGCAGGTACGGCGCGCTCGGGACCACTTACCGAAGTGGATCTCCGAGGCGAGAGAGCGAGCGTTCGTCGAGCTGTTCGCCGGTCCGGACTCGGCGGTTACTGACGGGGAGCTGGCGGTGCTGGATGCGATCGATTCGGACCTTACCCGACAGGACGGTATCGGACTGTGGGGT from Halobacteria archaeon AArc-dxtr1 harbors:
- a CDS encoding FAD-dependent oxidoreductase; its protein translation is MHVVVLGAGYAGLTLTRLLERTLPSDVELTVINESPDHLLQHELHRVIRRPSLAEEITVSLPSALDRATVHVATVEEVDRESRTVHCSTGTVSYDVAATCLGAETAYYGLTGVREHATPLKRLEHAIQIRRGFYEALREDSGGPRIVVGGAGLSGIQVAGELAALAEQEGVAATVTILEQEDSVAPSFPANFQRAVADALADAGVVVRTEATVTDADEKTVHLASGERLAYDQFVWAGGIRGADALAGDRPTVRADLRLDDRTVALGDAARVIDADGEAVPASAQSAIREAKTAATNVVRTVEAVREADGRGSEPADTALDSFAFDSPGWLVSIGDDAVAQVGSAIVTGRAAKAMKAGVGVGYLSSVGGARNAVGLAGSELGCSRE
- a CDS encoding class I SAM-dependent methyltransferase, giving the protein MDRRTDVRATYDRIASHFAATREYAWPEVETFLEAAPDRGIGLDLGCGNCRHAELLAGQLDRVIGLDVSRGLLETGRNRAIDRGFDVDLVHGDAASLPLTADTVDVAVYVATLHHLPTRESRRQSLDELARVLAPDSRALISAWSTAHDRFEGTESFDTTVEWTLPGGERVDRFYHIYAPDAFERDLEASDIDLLEWELSSGNCYATVTSP
- the mvaD gene encoding phosphomevalonate decarboxylase MvaD, coding for MKATAKAHPIQGLVKYHGMRDGVERLPYHDSISVCTAPSHTKTTVEFSEDLEEDVYVVDGEELTGRAAERVETVVAKVRARADAVNADAPVRLESENSFPTNVGLGSSSSGFAAAAMALADAAGMDVDLEEISTIARVGSASAARAVTGGFSQLYTGLNDDDCRSREVPTGLGEDVRIIAALVPYHKETEDAHNEAEDSHMFGARNAHIHGQIAEMRDALREGDFDRAFSLAEHDSLSLAATTMTGPQGWVYWQPATLRVFNRVRELREEEGIPVYFSTDTGASVYVNTTEEYAERVEAEIADCDVQTMSWRVGGPAEILDADEHLF
- a CDS encoding O-methyltransferase, with the protein product MSELILGRHIPDELTTMAREIGPEPGTVLAEMEAAAVDEGFPIVGPEVGGWLAQLARIRGAERILELGSGFGYSACWFARALPDDGEIILTEFDADLLDRAEHYLERVGASDLGTFEAGDAVEIAARQDDPFDVVLIDIDKHQYPEAFETVRDLVAPGGLIVADNTITGGRERVDGSVHFETVRTALAEPDFDVDDADLAENTRVDTEGVITYVERLRDDPDFESTLLPLGDGLTVSTRIRE
- a CDS encoding ABC transporter ATP-binding protein; protein product: MGNGQLLTEDGTIAERGRSDSARSSASAGATSEPVLQLEGVSKQYGNEDVISELSISVRDGEILTLLGPSGCGKTTTLRLIAGLERPDGGEIRLGEEAVAGDGQFHPPEQRGIGVVFQEFALFPHMTARENVAFGIQDLPADEREQRVDDLLALVGLTEHGSSRPEQLSGGQQQRVALARSLAPEPEILLLDEPFSNLDVDLRVEMREEVRRIIKETGVTAISVTHDQEEALSVSDRVAVMNAGTIEQIDTPEQIFQQPESRFVAGFLGHASFLAGAVRGDHVDTSLGRVLRENVHGLVPEYDGSWIDLLVRPDDVTAYPVADEAEADGTVVYRRYLGPTVLYRVELDTGETIECMHNHSDHIDLDERVAVRVTADHELAWFPAGHREDDVTATAD
- a CDS encoding response regulator: MTQYTPDEPVDILLVEDNPGDVRLTQEAFSVTDSVIEFHVVTDGKGATDYFQQRQEADGDPHPDLVLLDLNLPRTDGFEVLDVLNRELDYPPPPILILSSSETEEDILRSYDNAANAYLTKPNDMAEFNSMAQAIENFWIDTVRHPPTPS
- a CDS encoding GNAT family N-acetyltransferase, producing the protein MDLEYDLLGWPPDGPQLRLDHERFSYAGKFVMTNTGKAVVRAPDAGGSNCVDEIDDDVVAAVSFNEDRTDETRLWIRYVTVARDHRGEGIGPELVAFVRDRAVARGYDRLRIAVNNPFAYVALYQAGFGFTDETTGIAELVLEYEADGGAATDRTVTAYRDGLERFLDRDSLSEEERAFVEDRLERERPDWLQTTG
- a CDS encoding DUF5793 family protein; the encoded protein is MRREDFTLDVSNVDWAETEGEPAKPVVSIDVTGSTEMIRERLTDAEGEVLAAEETDASFRLREPIDEESAGVVSVTNRVTGEFILELNAPADGVLQFVDAARGYGETATAGEGRYEVAITIDGEPFVTYDKRTFLVYDETGNLLRQHSLIPSGVEL
- the fen gene encoding flap endonuclease-1, whose protein sequence is MGNAALRDLACIEEVPFDELDGVVAVDAHNWLYRYLTTTVKWTSSGKYTTADGTEVANLIGIVQGLPKFFENDLVPVMVFDGGPSELKTDEIDARREQRETYEEQLEVAREEGDELAIAQLESRTQRLTPTIQETSRKLLELLDVPVVEAPAEGEAQAAHMVKRGDADYVGSEDYDALLFGAPLTLRQLTSKGDPELMDLAATLAHHDLTLEQLIDAAILIGTDFNEGVHGIGPKTAITEITEHGDLWSVLEARGASVEYGDRVRQLFREPNVTDDYEAETTLDPDVEAARAYVIDEWGVDDGEVARGFERIESTLVQTGLDEWV